Proteins from one Mycobacterium adipatum genomic window:
- a CDS encoding TetR/AcrR family transcriptional regulator, with protein MSTPTRWAGVPLDDRRAERRGLLVDAGYALFGDGGEAALTVRSVCRACGLNTRYFYESFTDTDELLGAVFDKVAAELAAEVDAGIAAVGESPAARTRAGMAAVLGFSSADPRRGRVLFTDARANPVLTARRAALQDALLAAVLEEGSRLHPGSDPVATRIGAAMYTGAMAELAQQWLSGTLGTDLDIVVDAALAFFR; from the coding sequence ATGTCGACTCCGACCCGGTGGGCGGGCGTGCCGCTGGACGACCGGCGCGCCGAACGCCGCGGGCTGCTCGTCGACGCCGGCTACGCGCTGTTCGGTGACGGCGGCGAGGCGGCCCTGACGGTGCGCTCGGTCTGCCGGGCCTGCGGCTTGAACACCCGCTACTTCTACGAGAGCTTCACCGACACCGACGAACTCCTGGGTGCGGTGTTCGACAAGGTGGCCGCCGAACTCGCCGCCGAGGTGGATGCCGGCATCGCCGCGGTGGGGGAGTCACCCGCCGCGCGCACCCGGGCCGGGATGGCGGCGGTGCTGGGCTTCAGTTCGGCCGACCCGCGGCGGGGCCGGGTGTTGTTCACCGACGCCCGGGCGAACCCGGTGCTGACCGCGCGGCGGGCGGCCCTGCAGGACGCGCTGCTCGCCGCGGTGCTGGAGGAGGGCTCGCGGCTGCATCCGGGGTCGGATCCCGTGGCCACCCGCATCGGCGCGGCGATGTACACCGGCGCGATGGCCGAGCTGGCCCAGCAGTGGCTGTCCGGCACGCTGGGCACCGACCTCGACATCGTGGTCGACGCCGCGCTGGCCTTCTTCCGCTGA
- a CDS encoding oxygenase MpaB family protein encodes MDMPHQVLGQMLQRKFDHDIRRHYFRGMEFAEPAGDPGWFGPGSAVWHVHSHTEALIFGLQCAAYIERLDPSIYWMGMHHSRLVKRDEQGNAIPVIDPKGAAVRLGHSIAFFIGTAYGNTETAERVSRAVRSMHHTIKGTRPDGATYDADDPDWLRWNYATVVWGIATAHEIYHPNPLRGKKLDRYYGEFVRVGHALGGTDLPATKAETLECLHSYLPRLALTHGAAMATGSNLPMPQSAVDWAIRDTMPKWAKQLIGHTDPNPIERAARRATVWSIINGLHTAAGTSIEFRQAQARVADGTTCAHTEPTYVLGSDPQLARDEVEHSFA; translated from the coding sequence GTGGACATGCCGCACCAGGTGCTTGGGCAGATGCTGCAGCGCAAGTTCGATCACGACATTCGCAGGCACTACTTTCGCGGCATGGAGTTCGCCGAGCCGGCCGGCGACCCGGGCTGGTTCGGCCCCGGCAGCGCCGTCTGGCACGTGCACTCGCACACCGAAGCGCTGATCTTCGGTCTGCAATGCGCGGCCTATATCGAGCGCCTCGACCCATCCATCTACTGGATGGGTATGCACCATTCGCGCCTGGTCAAACGGGACGAGCAGGGCAACGCGATCCCGGTCATCGACCCCAAGGGCGCCGCGGTGCGGCTCGGGCATTCCATCGCGTTCTTCATCGGCACCGCGTACGGCAATACCGAGACCGCCGAACGGGTTTCGCGGGCCGTGCGTTCGATGCACCACACCATCAAGGGCACCCGCCCCGACGGCGCGACCTATGACGCCGACGACCCCGACTGGCTGCGCTGGAACTACGCCACCGTGGTGTGGGGCATCGCGACGGCCCACGAGATCTACCACCCCAACCCGCTGCGAGGGAAGAAGCTGGACCGCTACTACGGCGAATTCGTCCGGGTCGGGCACGCGCTGGGCGGCACCGATCTGCCCGCCACCAAAGCCGAGACGCTGGAATGCCTGCACTCGTATCTGCCGCGGCTGGCGCTCACCCACGGGGCCGCGATGGCCACCGGATCGAATCTGCCGATGCCGCAGTCGGCGGTGGACTGGGCGATCCGCGACACGATGCCGAAATGGGCCAAGCAGCTGATCGGGCACACCGACCCCAATCCCATCGAGCGGGCGGCCCGGCGTGCGACGGTCTGGTCGATCATCAACGGGCTGCACACCGCGGCCGGCACCTCGATCGAGTTCCGCCAGGCCCAGGCCCGGGTTGCGGACGGCACCACCTGCGCGCACACCGAGCCGACATACGTGCTGGGTAGCGACCCGCAACTGGCTCGCGACGAGGTGGAGCACAGCTTCGCGTGA
- a CDS encoding helix-turn-helix transcriptional regulator, whose protein sequence is MSETTARVLQLLGLLQSRRVWTSEELAERLGVTTRSVRRDVERLRDLGYPVHASTGHGGGYQLGAGAALPPLLLDPEEAVAMAVCLRLAAGGSVAGVGESALRALSKLDQVMPARLRSQVAAVHETTVTLTPTNTDVPVDPEVLMTLARACRDHEHVNAGYTDIRGNVTARRLEPYQLVTTGRRWYLLTFDRDKQDWRSLRLDRMADVRALGSIFTPRQAPDAAQYVQRAITSSPYRYVARVRYHAPRDVVAQTFSAASVQIEADGPDTCILTTGADDPAIMALYLAMPGCEFEVLEPVEVADAVRTAAERLRRAGAR, encoded by the coding sequence ATGTCGGAAACCACCGCACGGGTGCTGCAGCTGCTGGGACTTCTGCAATCCCGGCGGGTGTGGACCTCCGAGGAACTGGCCGAGCGTCTGGGAGTGACCACCCGCAGCGTGCGTCGCGATGTCGAGCGCCTGCGTGACCTGGGGTATCCGGTGCACGCCAGCACGGGGCACGGCGGCGGCTATCAACTCGGTGCCGGCGCGGCACTGCCCCCGCTGCTGCTCGACCCCGAGGAAGCCGTGGCCATGGCGGTCTGCCTGCGGCTGGCCGCCGGCGGCAGCGTGGCAGGCGTCGGCGAGTCGGCGCTGCGGGCGCTGTCGAAACTCGACCAGGTGATGCCGGCGCGGTTGCGCTCGCAGGTCGCCGCCGTCCACGAGACCACCGTGACGCTCACCCCGACCAACACCGACGTCCCGGTGGACCCCGAGGTGCTGATGACCCTGGCGCGGGCGTGCCGCGACCACGAGCACGTCAACGCCGGGTACACCGACATCCGGGGCAACGTCACCGCCCGCCGGCTGGAGCCCTACCAATTGGTGACCACCGGGCGGCGCTGGTACCTGCTGACGTTCGACCGGGACAAGCAGGACTGGCGCAGCCTGCGCCTGGACCGGATGGCCGATGTCCGGGCGCTGGGCAGCATCTTCACCCCCCGACAAGCCCCCGACGCGGCGCAGTACGTGCAGCGCGCCATCACCAGCTCGCCGTACCGCTACGTGGCGCGGGTGCGCTACCACGCTCCCCGCGATGTTGTGGCGCAGACATTCTCGGCGGCCTCCGTGCAGATCGAAGCGGACGGACCCGACACCTGCATCCTCACCACCGGCGCCGACGACCCCGCCATCATGGCGCTCTACCTGGCCATGCCGGGCTGCGAGTTCGAAGTGCTCGAACCGGTCGAGGTGGCCGACGCGGTGCGAACCGCCGCGGAACGGCTCCGCAGGGCAGGCGCCCGATGA
- a CDS encoding ABC1 kinase family protein — translation MSSSPKIKHREPARLDRVPLPVEAARVGATGWQLTRTGARVATNLLSKGSLQQKIAKQIPKTFSDLGPTYVKFGQIIASSPGAFGEPLSREFRGLLDRVPPADLQSVHKLFKEELGDTPQNLFKSFDEKPFASASIAQVHYATLHSGEEVVVKIQRPGIRRRVAADLQILKRGARLVEFAKLGQRLSAQDVVADFADNLAEELDFRLEAQSMDAWVAHMHASPLGANIRVPQVYWDLTSERVLTMERITGVRVDDVAAIRKKGFDGEQLVKALLFSVFEGGLRHGLFHGDLHAGNLYVDDDGKIVFFDFGIMGRIDPRTRWLLRELVYALLVKKDHAAAGKIVVMMGAVGTVKPEAQAAKDLERFATPLTMSSLGDMSYAEIGKQLSTLADAYDVKLPRELVLIGKQFLYVERYMKLLAPRWQMMSDPQLTGYFANFMVEVSREHKDDAE, via the coding sequence ATGAGTTCTTCGCCGAAGATCAAGCACCGCGAGCCCGCAAGGCTGGATCGGGTGCCATTGCCGGTCGAGGCCGCCCGTGTCGGCGCGACGGGCTGGCAGCTCACCCGCACCGGCGCCCGGGTGGCCACCAACCTGCTGAGCAAGGGATCGCTGCAGCAGAAGATCGCCAAGCAGATCCCGAAAACCTTCTCCGATCTGGGCCCCACCTATGTGAAGTTCGGGCAGATCATCGCATCCAGCCCGGGCGCCTTCGGTGAGCCGCTGAGCCGCGAGTTCCGCGGCCTGCTCGACCGGGTGCCACCGGCCGACCTGCAGTCGGTGCACAAGCTCTTCAAGGAGGAGCTCGGCGACACCCCGCAGAACCTGTTCAAGTCGTTCGACGAGAAGCCGTTCGCCTCGGCATCCATCGCCCAGGTGCATTACGCGACACTGCATTCCGGCGAGGAAGTGGTGGTCAAGATCCAGCGCCCGGGCATCCGCCGACGGGTGGCCGCGGATCTGCAGATCCTCAAGCGGGGGGCGCGCCTGGTCGAGTTCGCCAAGCTCGGGCAGCGGCTGTCCGCCCAGGACGTGGTCGCCGACTTCGCCGACAACCTGGCCGAGGAGCTGGACTTCCGGCTGGAGGCGCAGTCCATGGACGCCTGGGTGGCCCATATGCACGCCTCCCCGCTGGGCGCCAATATCCGTGTGCCCCAGGTGTATTGGGATCTCACCAGCGAGCGGGTGCTCACCATGGAACGCATCACCGGGGTGCGGGTCGACGATGTCGCCGCGATCCGCAAGAAGGGTTTCGACGGCGAGCAGTTGGTGAAGGCGTTGTTGTTCAGCGTGTTCGAGGGCGGTTTGCGGCACGGGCTGTTCCACGGTGACCTGCACGCCGGCAACCTCTACGTCGACGACGACGGCAAGATCGTGTTCTTCGATTTCGGCATCATGGGCCGTATCGACCCGCGCACGCGTTGGCTGCTGCGCGAGCTGGTGTACGCGCTGCTGGTGAAGAAGGACCACGCGGCCGCCGGCAAGATCGTCGTCATGATGGGCGCCGTGGGCACCGTCAAGCCCGAGGCGCAGGCGGCCAAGGATTTGGAGCGGTTCGCGACCCCGCTGACCATGTCCTCGCTGGGCGATATGAGTTACGCCGAGATCGGCAAGCAACTCTCCACCCTGGCTGACGCCTATGACGTCAAGCTGCCCCGTGAGCTGGTGCTGATCGGCAAGCAGTTCCTCTACGTCGAGCGGTACATGAAACTGCTGGCCCCGCGCTGGCAGATGATGAGCGACCCGCAACTGACCGGTTATTTCGCCAACTTCATGGTGGAGGTCAGCCGGGAGCACAAGGACGACGCCGAGTGA
- a CDS encoding DUF7158 domain-containing protein has translation MTAALVGGQVVTVAEIDERERILRSGNRASALPRPGTSEGRQLRRWLTQLVTAERAVALETHDAERIPGIDEVLPDMAARLEIGSIAAAVLATDAGRAAYARVTAGIEVSDIEIVAYHRRNPTRFAARRSEALDFARARPLIAAHLTAAARRRAFRCWLDARCAELVVLSPGYEHPGDPRQPDNTHRH, from the coding sequence ATGACCGCGGCACTGGTCGGTGGCCAGGTGGTGACCGTTGCCGAAATCGACGAGCGGGAACGAATCCTGCGGTCCGGCAATCGGGCATCAGCCCTGCCGCGTCCGGGCACCAGCGAAGGGCGCCAGCTGCGGCGCTGGCTGACCCAGCTGGTCACCGCGGAGCGCGCGGTGGCGCTGGAAACCCATGATGCGGAACGGATTCCGGGCATCGATGAGGTGCTGCCGGATATGGCCGCCCGGCTGGAGATCGGCAGCATCGCCGCCGCGGTGCTGGCCACCGACGCCGGCCGGGCGGCGTACGCGCGGGTCACCGCCGGGATCGAGGTCAGCGATATCGAGATCGTGGCCTACCACCGGCGCAACCCCACCAGATTCGCCGCGCGCCGGTCCGAGGCCCTCGATTTCGCGCGGGCCCGGCCGCTGATCGCCGCCCACCTCACGGCCGCGGCGCGGCGCCGGGCGTTCCGGTGCTGGCTGGATGCGCGCTGCGCCGAACTCGTGGTGCTCTCACCCGGTTACGAACATCCCGGCGATCCGCGCCAACCCGACAACACGCACCGGCACTGA
- a CDS encoding DinB family protein, with product MNTDLLADQLDFHWTHQLRPRLDGLTDDEYFWQPVTDCWTVHPDGRVDFVYPEPTPTPLTTIAWRLAHVIVGVFAMRNHSHFGGPAADYQSWTYATDAASALAQLDTEYQRWTAGVRALTEDDLNRPCGPAEGPYADEPMSVLVLHINREVIHHGAEIALLRDLYTHNHINNDQEN from the coding sequence ATGAACACCGACCTCCTCGCCGACCAGTTGGACTTCCACTGGACGCATCAGCTGCGGCCCCGCCTCGACGGCCTGACCGATGACGAGTACTTCTGGCAGCCGGTCACCGACTGCTGGACCGTGCATCCCGACGGCCGCGTCGACTTCGTCTACCCCGAGCCCACGCCCACCCCGTTGACCACCATCGCCTGGCGGCTGGCGCACGTGATCGTCGGCGTCTTCGCCATGCGCAACCACTCGCATTTCGGCGGCCCGGCCGCGGACTACCAGAGCTGGACGTACGCCACCGATGCCGCGAGTGCGCTGGCCCAGCTGGACACCGAGTACCAGCGCTGGACCGCCGGCGTGCGTGCGCTCACCGAGGACGATCTGAACCGCCCGTGCGGACCGGCCGAGGGCCCGTACGCCGATGAACCGATGTCCGTGCTGGTGCTGCACATCAACCGTGAAGTGATCCATCACGGCGCCGAAATCGCCTTACTCCGAGATCTGTACACCCACAACCACATCAACAACGACCAGGAGAACTGA
- a CDS encoding alpha/beta fold hydrolase — protein sequence MRVRTGTAKSGDLDIAYEDFGDEGDPAVLLIMGLGAQLVLWRKEFCEKLVNQGLRVIRFDNRDVGLSSKLPGAHSGAPLVPRMARSLIGVKSPAAYTLEDMADDAAALLDHLGLDRAHIVGGSMGGMIAQVFAARHAARTRSLGVIFSSNNRALLPPPGPRQLLALLQKPADTSREAVIANTIRMTRIIGSPGFPVPEDKARADAIESYERCYCPAGVGRQFAAILGSGSLLPYNRQTSAPTVVIHGKADKLMRPSGGRAVARAIPGARLVLFDGMGHELPEPLWDDIIGELKSNFSA from the coding sequence GTGAGGGTGCGCACCGGGACCGCCAAGTCCGGCGATCTGGACATCGCCTACGAGGACTTCGGCGACGAGGGCGATCCCGCGGTCCTGCTGATCATGGGTTTGGGCGCACAGCTTGTGTTGTGGCGCAAGGAATTCTGCGAGAAGTTGGTCAACCAGGGGTTGCGCGTCATCCGGTTCGACAACCGTGACGTCGGGCTGTCCTCGAAGCTGCCCGGCGCGCATAGCGGCGCACCGCTGGTCCCCCGGATGGCCCGCTCGCTCATCGGGGTGAAGAGCCCGGCCGCCTACACCCTGGAGGATATGGCCGACGATGCGGCGGCCCTGCTCGACCATCTCGGACTCGATCGCGCCCATATCGTCGGGGGCTCGATGGGCGGGATGATCGCTCAGGTTTTCGCCGCCCGGCACGCCGCCCGTACCCGTTCTCTCGGGGTGATCTTCTCCTCCAACAATCGGGCCCTGCTGCCGCCGCCGGGACCCAGACAGCTGCTGGCGCTGCTCCAGAAGCCCGCCGACACCAGCCGGGAAGCGGTGATCGCCAACACGATTCGGATGACGCGCATCATCGGCAGCCCCGGCTTCCCGGTGCCCGAGGACAAGGCGCGCGCCGACGCCATCGAGAGCTACGAGCGGTGCTACTGCCCGGCCGGCGTGGGCAGGCAGTTCGCGGCCATCCTGGGCAGCGGCAGCCTGCTGCCCTACAACCGTCAGACCAGTGCGCCGACGGTGGTCATCCACGGCAAGGCGGACAAGTTGATGCGCCCGTCCGGTGGCCGGGCGGTGGCGCGGGCCATTCCGGGTGCGCGGCTGGTGCTCTTCGACGGGATGGGCCACGAACTGCCCGAACCGCTGTGGGATGACATCATCGGCGAACTCAAATCCAACTTCTCGGCCTGA
- a CDS encoding DinB family protein: protein MPAMPPPIADERAGLKEYVAAQQYAFKAIAFGLTDEQARSAPSVSSLSIGGLIKHVTNCQKGWMERVAAAPELTESDKRPMEEQAGDYGDEFVMRDDETLAQILAAFDAQNAETIRLIETSDLGAAVPVPPGVPWFPKDLQAWSVRWVIFHIIEELARHAGQGDIIRESIDGATLYELLAGLEDWEPTPWLTPWGKEAVS from the coding sequence ATGCCCGCAATGCCCCCACCGATCGCCGATGAGCGCGCCGGCCTCAAGGAGTACGTCGCCGCACAGCAGTACGCGTTCAAGGCCATCGCCTTCGGGCTCACCGATGAGCAGGCGCGTTCGGCCCCCTCGGTCAGCTCGCTGTCCATCGGCGGGTTGATCAAGCACGTCACCAACTGCCAGAAGGGCTGGATGGAGCGCGTCGCGGCGGCCCCCGAACTCACCGAGAGCGACAAGCGGCCGATGGAGGAGCAGGCGGGCGACTACGGCGACGAGTTCGTGATGCGCGACGACGAAACGCTGGCGCAGATCCTCGCCGCGTTCGACGCGCAGAACGCGGAGACCATCCGGTTGATCGAGACCTCGGATCTCGGTGCGGCCGTGCCGGTTCCGCCGGGTGTGCCGTGGTTCCCGAAGGACCTGCAAGCCTGGTCGGTGCGCTGGGTGATCTTCCACATCATCGAGGAGCTGGCGCGGCACGCCGGTCAGGGCGACATCATCCGGGAGAGCATCGACGGCGCGACGCTCTACGAACTGCTTGCCGGGTTGGAGGACTGGGAGCCCACCCCGTGGCTGACGCCGTGGGGTAAGGAAGCCGTCTCCTGA
- a CDS encoding NEW3 domain-containing protein: MRVTGAESTDLFVGPPDAPVQLVRISYTDCAAPTPVRVTGTGIEGEAVARPDATTVEVPISVTDSEPGRQREARIGNTAFTFTDAEPGWTMYMISHFHYDPVWWNTQAAYTSIWTEDPPGACRQTNAFDLVTAHLEMARRDPDYKFVLAEVDYLKPFWDTHPEERADLRRLIGEGRIEIMGGTYNEPNTNLTSPETAIRNFVHGIGFQRDVLGGEPATAWQLDVFGHDPQFPGMAADAGLTSSSWARGPHHQWGPMADHGDPERMQFASEFEWTAPSGRGLLTHYMPAHYAGGWWMDSAATLADAEAETYRLFAELKKVALTRNVLLPVGTDYTPPNKWVTDIHRDWNSRYTWPRFVCALPREFFAAVRAELDARGTRASVQTRDMNPIYTGKDVSYIDTKQANRAAENAVLEAERFAVFAGLLGGATYPQAALAKAWVQLAYGAHHDAITGSESDQVYLDLLTGWREAWEIGRGTRDNALRLLTGAVDAAVVVWNPLAHGRTDVVTAALDEPFTGVVRDMNGRALPTLIEDHTVTWRVDDIGSLGWQGYQWDDDADGSRWQQMDGASIANAHYTLTVDPARGGGVSSLVADGRELIVAGRVGNELAVYDEYPAHPQAGEGPWHLLPRGPVIASSGFPATVQAWRSPLGKRLVITGRIAETLRYTQTLTLWDGIDRVECRTTIDEFSGSDKLLRLRWPCPIPGAMPVSEVGDAVIGRGFGLLHPQGGGDAVDSAVHPWTLDNPAYGWFGLSSTLRIRVGAGVRAVSVAEVVTPETAFDERALMVALVRAGVTATCSVAGHPRYGDLAVDSNLPDARIVIGHPDENSFAAAVLDSAPDYRAELDRQVGVTGTARVWVPAQSSLAQEWVPGADLKGARALPVLIVVGGIDALVDEIGDAEISVRQDPDGRLGPFEPATVALLNRGVPGFAVEPDGTLHTSLMRSCTGWPSGTWIDPPRRTAPDGSGFQLQHWTHTFDYAIVADEGDWRDSEIPSRSAAFSHPLLAVPNRRAGTDGLPSHGALLDVDSAGGGVQLGALKAAGNPIAGGSVDTVDPAAVALRIVETHGRETRFVVRSGLCAVAPLVPADLLERRLDHSAGFTLHGYQIATMLTQLDAVKILNADNESLGPEAEAAQPLYARYWLHNRGPAPLGGLPAVAHLHPHQLQTEPGEQVRLRLTVASDCTDAAVHGRVRLVCPPGWNAESPELPFVLPPGDYLDTDVTVTAPAGQPSGLYPIRVELALNGRGGLPPSWRQVVEDVCTVAVGDTGGTELLRLVAGPSEVRVRAGQTARLGVTVGTDARADLAAEAHLISPWGTWEWLGPAATGVDVPAGGTARIEFEVAPPPGLSPGTWWALVRVACAGTLVYSPAVAVVVT, encoded by the coding sequence ATGCGCGTCACGGGAGCCGAGTCGACGGACCTGTTCGTCGGGCCACCGGACGCACCGGTGCAGCTGGTCCGCATCAGCTACACCGATTGCGCGGCGCCCACCCCGGTGCGCGTGACGGGCACCGGCATCGAAGGTGAGGCCGTCGCCCGCCCGGACGCCACCACGGTGGAAGTGCCGATCAGCGTCACCGATTCCGAACCCGGTCGGCAACGCGAGGCCCGCATCGGCAACACGGCCTTCACGTTCACCGATGCCGAACCCGGCTGGACGATGTACATGATCAGCCACTTCCACTACGACCCGGTGTGGTGGAACACCCAGGCCGCCTACACCAGCATCTGGACCGAGGATCCCCCCGGGGCCTGCCGCCAGACCAATGCCTTCGATCTGGTCACCGCGCACCTGGAAATGGCCCGCCGCGACCCCGACTACAAATTCGTGCTCGCCGAGGTCGACTACCTCAAACCGTTCTGGGACACCCACCCCGAGGAACGCGCCGACCTGCGCCGGCTGATCGGCGAGGGCCGCATCGAGATCATGGGTGGCACCTACAACGAGCCCAACACCAACCTGACCAGCCCGGAGACGGCGATCCGGAACTTCGTACACGGCATCGGCTTTCAGCGCGACGTGCTGGGCGGTGAGCCGGCCACCGCCTGGCAGCTCGACGTCTTCGGGCACGACCCGCAGTTCCCCGGGATGGCCGCCGACGCCGGGCTGACCTCCAGCTCGTGGGCGCGCGGGCCGCACCACCAGTGGGGGCCGATGGCCGATCACGGGGATCCCGAACGCATGCAGTTCGCCAGCGAATTCGAGTGGACGGCGCCGTCGGGGCGCGGGCTGCTGACCCACTACATGCCCGCGCACTACGCGGGTGGCTGGTGGATGGACTCGGCGGCGACGCTGGCCGACGCGGAAGCCGAAACCTACCGACTGTTCGCCGAGCTGAAAAAGGTGGCGTTGACCCGCAATGTGCTGCTGCCCGTCGGCACCGACTACACCCCACCCAACAAGTGGGTCACCGACATTCACCGCGACTGGAACAGCCGCTACACCTGGCCGCGGTTCGTCTGCGCGCTGCCCCGCGAGTTCTTCGCCGCGGTGCGCGCCGAGCTGGACGCCCGCGGTACGCGGGCATCGGTGCAGACCCGGGACATGAACCCGATCTACACCGGCAAGGACGTCTCCTATATCGACACCAAACAGGCCAACCGGGCCGCCGAGAACGCGGTACTGGAGGCCGAGCGGTTCGCCGTGTTCGCCGGGTTGCTCGGTGGCGCAACCTATCCGCAGGCGGCGCTGGCCAAGGCCTGGGTGCAGCTGGCCTACGGTGCCCACCACGACGCCATCACCGGATCGGAATCCGATCAGGTGTACCTCGACCTGCTGACCGGGTGGCGTGAGGCCTGGGAGATCGGCCGCGGCACCCGTGACAATGCGCTGCGGCTGCTCACCGGAGCCGTCGACGCCGCTGTCGTGGTGTGGAATCCGTTGGCGCACGGCCGCACCGATGTGGTGACCGCCGCGCTGGACGAACCGTTCACCGGTGTGGTGCGCGATATGAACGGCCGCGCCCTGCCGACGCTGATCGAGGACCACACCGTCACGTGGCGGGTCGACGATATCGGCTCGCTGGGCTGGCAGGGCTACCAGTGGGACGACGACGCCGACGGGTCGCGCTGGCAGCAGATGGACGGTGCGAGCATCGCCAACGCGCACTACACGCTGACCGTCGACCCGGCCCGCGGCGGCGGGGTGAGCTCGCTGGTCGCCGACGGCCGAGAGCTCATCGTCGCCGGTCGGGTCGGCAACGAACTGGCCGTCTACGACGAATACCCGGCCCACCCGCAGGCCGGTGAGGGGCCGTGGCATCTGCTGCCCAGGGGGCCCGTGATCGCCTCCTCGGGGTTCCCCGCGACGGTGCAGGCCTGGCGCAGCCCGCTGGGAAAGCGGCTGGTGATCACCGGTCGGATAGCCGAGACGCTGCGCTACACCCAGACCCTCACCCTGTGGGACGGGATCGACCGCGTCGAATGCCGCACCACCATCGACGAATTCAGCGGCTCGGACAAGCTGTTGCGGCTGCGCTGGCCGTGCCCGATACCCGGCGCCATGCCGGTCAGCGAGGTGGGTGATGCCGTCATCGGGCGGGGTTTCGGGCTGCTGCATCCCCAGGGCGGCGGTGACGCCGTGGACTCGGCGGTGCACCCGTGGACGCTGGACAACCCGGCCTACGGATGGTTTGGGCTGTCCTCGACGCTGCGGATCCGGGTCGGCGCGGGAGTGCGTGCGGTCTCGGTCGCCGAGGTGGTCACCCCCGAAACGGCATTCGACGAGCGCGCACTCATGGTGGCGCTGGTGCGCGCGGGTGTCACCGCCACCTGCAGCGTCGCCGGGCACCCGCGCTACGGAGATCTCGCGGTCGACTCGAATCTGCCGGATGCCCGCATCGTCATCGGCCACCCGGACGAGAATTCTTTCGCCGCAGCAGTATTGGACAGCGCACCCGACTACCGTGCGGAGCTGGACCGCCAGGTCGGCGTCACCGGGACGGCGCGGGTCTGGGTGCCCGCCCAATCCTCACTGGCCCAGGAATGGGTGCCCGGTGCCGACCTGAAGGGAGCCCGGGCGCTGCCGGTGCTCATCGTCGTCGGCGGCATCGATGCGCTCGTCGACGAGATCGGCGACGCCGAGATTTCGGTGCGCCAGGACCCCGACGGGCGGCTGGGACCGTTCGAACCGGCCACGGTGGCGCTGCTCAACCGTGGCGTGCCCGGTTTCGCCGTGGAACCCGATGGCACCCTGCACACCTCGCTGATGCGGTCCTGCACCGGATGGCCGTCGGGCACCTGGATCGACCCGCCCAGACGCACCGCCCCCGACGGCTCTGGATTTCAGCTGCAGCACTGGACGCACACCTTCGACTACGCCATCGTCGCCGACGAGGGCGACTGGCGTGACAGCGAGATCCCCAGCCGCAGTGCCGCCTTCTCACACCCGCTGCTGGCGGTGCCGAACCGGCGCGCCGGCACCGACGGACTGCCCTCGCACGGTGCGCTGCTCGACGTCGACTCCGCCGGTGGGGGAGTGCAACTCGGAGCGCTCAAGGCCGCGGGCAACCCGATCGCCGGGGGCAGTGTCGACACCGTCGATCCCGCGGCGGTGGCCCTGCGCATCGTCGAAACACACGGCCGTGAAACACGATTCGTGGTCCGATCGGGCCTGTGTGCGGTGGCCCCGCTGGTCCCGGCTGACCTGCTGGAGCGCCGTCTCGACCACAGCGCCGGGTTCACCCTGCACGGCTATCAGATCGCCACCATGCTGACCCAGCTGGACGCGGTGAAGATCCTCAACGCCGACAACGAGTCGCTGGGTCCGGAAGCCGAAGCGGCCCAGCCGCTCTACGCCCGGTACTGGTTGCACAACCGCGGCCCCGCGCCACTGGGCGGGCTGCCCGCGGTCGCTCATCTGCACCCGCATCAGCTGCAGACCGAACCCGGCGAACAGGTTCGGCTGCGGCTCACGGTGGCCAGCGACTGCACCGACGCCGCCGTGCACGGCCGGGTCAGGCTGGTCTGCCCGCCCGGCTGGAACGCCGAATCCCCGGAACTGCCCTTCGTGTTGCCGCCCGGGGACTATCTGGACACCGATGTCACCGTCACCGCGCCGGCCGGTCAGCCGTCGGGGCTGTACCCGATCCGGGTCGAACTCGCGCTGAACGGGCGCGGCGGACTGCCGCCGTCCTGGCGCCAGGTCGTCGAGGACGTCTGCACGGTCGCGGTGGGCGATACCGGCGGCACCGAACTGCTGCGGCTGGTGGCCGGCCCGTCCGAGGTGCGGGTGCGCGCCGGTCAGACAGCCCGCCTCGGTGTCACCGTCGGCACCGATGCCCGCGCCGACCTGGCGGCCGAAGCCCACCTGATCAGCCCGTGGGGGACCTGGGAGTGGTTGGGCCCGGCGGCAACCGGCGTCGACGTGCCCGCCGGCGGGACCGCGCGGATCGAATTCGAGGTCGCGCCACCGCCCGGGCTGTCGCCGGGTACGTGGTGGGCCCTGGTGCGGGTGGCGTGCGCCGGCACGCTGGTCTACTCGCCGGCGGTGGCGGTGGTGGTCACATGA